The following proteins are encoded in a genomic region of Candidatus Coatesbacteria bacterium:
- a CDS encoding T9SS type A sorting domain-containing protein: MELTWTDTPEWPFHSYVVDRVIKEDHYAGVHPVHELPIPADGGPYTLLDTDIEPGQTWEYTLKAVRGDGITHPYGPIEVTIPDPRGVAVQLHQPYPNPAVNTITLEYELPSGIDAVMLSIYDLSGRRIDTQTLQPTSGRHSLVLDVGEYPQGVYIARLAEEGVSETRGLGLPDRLGMIEYKSILEVAFSDSIAFKVIITDELARKVVARRNRRNRKTTHVGSSNLLGDLVCCEKCGLRMQGWGRNRLACSQAMRGNTDCNLTSVSQESIIYSTLNMIFNKLETYDDYNGLINRMLALVRHDSRPGEIQKKLNALEKSIKKWQGIIDGMEKPTDALRFAEKNLYSSLKRRDDLLVEIEELRWRSPKHLTYEQANRVVMLLRDKLGELDVESSREEIVALLWLLIERIDVAQKESRGSKTAMLTIRWNPALITEVVNKKSPERGSTGRFGPEAHAIRGEPLPIGVRMTA, from the coding sequence GTGGAGCTGACCTGGACGGATACTCCCGAGTGGCCCTTCCACAGCTACGTGGTCGATCGCGTGATCAAGGAAGACCACTACGCCGGCGTCCATCCGGTACACGAGCTGCCCATCCCCGCCGACGGCGGCCCCTACACCCTCCTGGACACCGACATCGAACCCGGACAGACCTGGGAGTACACCCTCAAGGCTGTCCGTGGCGACGGCATCACCCACCCCTACGGCCCCATCGAGGTGACGATCCCCGACCCCCGGGGCGTGGCCGTCCAACTGCATCAACCCTACCCGAACCCGGCGGTCAACACGATCACGCTGGAATACGAGCTTCCCTCCGGCATCGACGCCGTGATGCTCAGCATCTACGACCTCTCCGGCCGTCGGATCGATACCCAAACCCTCCAACCCACCTCAGGCCGTCATTCCCTCGTCCTCGACGTGGGCGAGTACCCCCAGGGGGTCTACATCGCCCGCCTGGCGGAAGAAGGAGTGAGCGAGACGAGAGGGTTAGGATTACCCGATAGGCTTGGGATGATTGAGTACAAGTCAATCTTGGAGGTTGCATTTTCAGATTCAATTGCGTTTAAGGTCATCATCACCGATGAGCTCGCTCGGAAGGTTGTAGCTAGAAGAAACCGACGAAACAGGAAAACCACCCATGTGGGTAGCTCCAACCTACTCGGTGACCTGGTCTGTTGCGAGAAATGCGGGCTTCGAATGCAGGGCTGGGGCAGGAACCGTTTAGCATGCTCGCAAGCCATGCGGGGGAACACTGATTGCAACCTGACCTCGGTCAGCCAGGAGTCGATCATCTACAGCACCCTGAACATGATCTTCAATAAGCTGGAAACCTATGACGATTACAATGGTCTGATCAACCGGATGCTGGCCCTAGTTAGGCACGACAGCCGTCCCGGCGAGATCCAGAAGAAGCTGAACGCCTTGGAGAAGAGTATCAAGAAGTGGCAGGGGATTATCGATGGGATGGAAAAGCCTACCGATGCTCTACGTTTTGCAGAGAAGAACCTCTACTCGTCATTAAAGCGAAGAGACGATCTGCTGGTTGAAATCGAAGAGCTGAGATGGAGATCACCAAAGCACTTGACGTATGAACAGGCCAATCGGGTGGTGATGTTGCTCAGGGACAAGCTCGGTGAGCTGGATGTTGAATCATCCAGGGAGGAGATCGTTGCTCTACTATGGCTGCTTATTGAACGGATCGACGTGGCCCAGAAGGAAAGCAGGGGCTCGAAGACGGCAATGTTGACAATTCGCTGGAATCCGGCGCTGATTACCGAAGTTGTCAACAAAAAGAGCCCCGAAAGGGGCTCTACTGGTCGGTTTGGGCCTGAGGCCCATGCAATACGCGGGGAACCGTTGCCGATCGGCGTACGGATGACCGCGTAG